Proteins from a single region of Chloroherpeton thalassium ATCC 35110:
- a CDS encoding ArsA family ATPase — translation MRIIFFTGKGGVGKTSTAAATAVLSAERGHRTIIMSTDPAHSLADSIGVALGPNVINVLPNLDAIEIDPYVELNEYWGKIREFLASFLVTMGADAQIAGELASIPGMDELFSLIRLREFYGKQEYDVVIVDMAPTGESLRLLSLPEVLAWILKVTRTLERFITAPVLRPISKIAPGLDKIVAPEDVVALWDRSLDRLNDIRQILDEKAVTSARLVMNPEKMVIAESRRSLTYLNLYGMRVDAAIVNKVIPHDAKEGYLEDWYESQQEYLKMIEADFAPMPTFSAPLFRSEVTGIERLRMLGNLLYGNDADPTELFYDERPISIRYEPDGAVLRVKLPFAPTENLELSRVGSTLVLTIGRRVREIVLPDSLAALDPKDGSFVDGYLEIKFWPAHSNRSEKSPTTSK, via the coding sequence ATGCGAATTATTTTTTTTACCGGAAAAGGTGGCGTTGGAAAAACAAGTACGGCGGCAGCTACGGCGGTTTTATCAGCAGAGCGAGGACACCGGACAATTATTATGTCAACAGATCCGGCGCATAGCCTTGCTGATTCAATCGGAGTAGCACTTGGCCCGAACGTGATCAACGTGCTGCCTAATCTGGATGCCATAGAAATTGATCCTTATGTGGAACTCAACGAGTATTGGGGAAAAATTCGTGAGTTTTTAGCCAGTTTTTTGGTCACAATGGGCGCTGACGCTCAAATTGCAGGCGAGCTGGCGTCTATTCCTGGCATGGATGAACTATTCAGTTTAATTCGGTTGCGAGAATTTTACGGCAAGCAAGAATACGATGTCGTCATTGTGGATATGGCGCCGACGGGCGAAAGCCTGCGGCTGCTGAGCTTGCCGGAAGTGCTGGCTTGGATTTTAAAAGTCACGCGCACGCTCGAACGATTTATCACGGCGCCTGTTTTACGCCCGATATCGAAAATTGCGCCGGGCTTGGATAAAATTGTTGCGCCAGAAGACGTGGTGGCCTTGTGGGATCGTTCGCTCGACCGGCTCAACGACATTCGCCAAATTTTGGATGAAAAAGCGGTTACTTCTGCTCGGCTTGTCATGAATCCCGAAAAAATGGTAATCGCCGAATCGCGCCGTTCGCTGACCTACTTGAACCTCTACGGCATGAGAGTCGATGCGGCGATTGTCAATAAAGTCATTCCGCACGATGCCAAGGAAGGTTACTTGGAAGATTGGTACGAATCACAGCAAGAATACCTGAAAATGATTGAAGCGGATTTTGCGCCGATGCCAACATTCAGCGCCCCGCTTTTCCGTAGCGAAGTCACGGGCATTGAGCGCCTGCGCATGTTAGGCAACCTGCTCTATGGAAACGACGCTGATCCGACGGAATTATTTTATGATGAACGACCGATTTCCATTCGTTATGAACCGGATGGCGCTGTGCTTCGTGTGAAACTGCCATTTGCACCGACCGAGAATTTGGAGCTTTCTCGCGTAGGCTCTACGCTTGTCTTGACCATTGGCCGGCGCGTTCGCGAAATCGTACTTCCTGACTCGCTTGCCGCACTCGATCCGAAAGATGGCAGCTTTGTGGATGGTTATCTTGAAATCAAGTTTTGGCCGGCGCATTCGAATCGCTCTGAAAAATCGCCTACCACGAGCAAGTAA
- the bchU gene encoding bacteriochlorophyllide d C-20 methyltransferase BchU, whose product MNDTELLRATDRAYDMVFKGLVEFSCVKAGFELDLFNILADAGSMELEPLAEKVGGEARRLGQLLVAMEQIGLVEKDGSKWKLTEFSDTLFAKPENHPSHTMESAAHSMGFLAENYYMKLADAVRGKQKFISPVAYPPQTREENEYFETIHRRTAYFPIKILGEFAKLDGIKQMTDVGGGIGDISASLCQKFPELNVTLLNLPGAIELVNENAASKGVGDRLKGAAVDIYKEPFPEGDAVMFCRMLYPMSVQFSTMMIKKAYDAIRPGGRILILDMLICDPNKPNFDYLSHYLCGIGMDFSVLDFKKHAEYPGILEGIGFTDVTKEEKYDHVLYQAVKPA is encoded by the coding sequence ATGAATGATACCGAATTGCTCCGTGCAACTGACCGCGCCTACGATATGGTCTTCAAAGGGTTGGTGGAGTTTAGCTGTGTAAAAGCAGGATTTGAACTGGATTTGTTTAACATTTTGGCCGATGCTGGCTCGATGGAACTTGAACCCCTTGCCGAAAAAGTGGGCGGTGAAGCACGCCGTTTGGGACAGTTGCTCGTGGCAATGGAGCAAATTGGATTAGTTGAAAAAGATGGTAGCAAGTGGAAATTAACCGAGTTTTCCGACACCTTGTTTGCCAAGCCGGAAAATCATCCGAGCCACACCATGGAATCAGCTGCGCACTCCATGGGCTTTCTTGCTGAGAACTACTACATGAAGCTGGCCGACGCTGTTCGTGGCAAGCAAAAGTTCATCAGCCCGGTAGCTTATCCGCCGCAAACCCGCGAAGAAAACGAATATTTTGAAACCATCCACCGCCGCACGGCTTATTTCCCAATCAAAATTTTAGGTGAATTTGCCAAATTGGATGGCATCAAACAGATGACAGATGTTGGTGGCGGCATCGGCGATATTTCTGCTTCACTTTGCCAAAAATTCCCAGAATTGAACGTGACCTTGCTCAATCTTCCTGGCGCGATTGAGCTCGTCAATGAAAATGCTGCAAGCAAAGGCGTTGGCGATCGTTTAAAAGGCGCTGCCGTGGATATTTACAAAGAGCCGTTCCCTGAAGGCGACGCCGTGATGTTCTGCCGGATGCTTTATCCGATGAGCGTTCAGTTCAGCACCATGATGATTAAAAAAGCCTATGATGCCATTCGTCCAGGCGGACGCATCTTGATTCTCGACATGCTCATTTGCGATCCAAACAAGCCAAACTTCGATTACCTCAGCCACTATCTCTGCGGTATCGGAATGGATTTCTCCGTTCTTGACTTCAAAAAGCACGCAGAATATCCAGGTATTTTGGAAGGCATCGGCTTCACTGATGTCACGAAGGAAGAAAAATACGACCACGTGCTTTATCAAGCTGTTAAGCCTGCATAA
- the carB gene encoding carbamoyl-phosphate synthase large subunit has translation MPKREDIKSILVIGAGPIVIGQACEFDYSGTQACRALKNEGYRVILVNSNPATIMTDLEVAHRTYVEPITPEYVEKIIIREKPNALLPTMGGQTALNVAVNLAESGVLERNGVELIGAKLRAIRKAENRELFSEAMKKIGLEMARGVFVRSEAEARDALSEIGLPMVIRPSFTLGGTGGGFAENEDDYFDAVRRGLHESPIREVLVEESLIGWKEYELEVIRDLKDNVIIVCSIENLDPMGIHTGDSITVAPAQTLTDRQYQYMRDAAIKVIREIGVETGGSNIQFAVHPKTGRMVVIEMNPRVSRSSALASKATGFPIAKVAAKLAIGYTLDEIQNDITKSTPASFEPAIDYCVVKIPRWDFEKFKNVDSRLGVQMKSVGEVMAFGRNFKEALQKALRSLEIGRSGLGSDGKDLVNVLSMTLEQKLVAKADIIEKIKVPKADRLFYIRHAMMAGASIEEIYEATKIDRWFLFNIKQIIDFEMELRQLASA, from the coding sequence GTGCCAAAACGCGAGGATATCAAATCTATCTTAGTCATCGGGGCGGGACCGATTGTGATCGGGCAAGCCTGCGAGTTTGACTATTCCGGCACTCAAGCCTGCCGCGCCCTCAAAAACGAAGGCTACCGGGTAATTTTGGTGAATAGCAATCCGGCAACCATTATGACAGACCTTGAAGTTGCCCACCGGACTTATGTCGAGCCGATTACGCCGGAGTACGTTGAAAAAATTATTATTCGAGAAAAACCTAATGCGCTTTTGCCCACTATGGGCGGTCAAACGGCGCTTAATGTCGCCGTCAATCTTGCCGAAAGTGGCGTTTTGGAACGCAACGGCGTAGAGCTTATCGGCGCAAAGCTTCGCGCGATTAGAAAGGCCGAAAATCGCGAATTGTTCAGCGAAGCGATGAAAAAAATTGGCCTCGAAATGGCAAGAGGCGTTTTTGTGCGTAGCGAAGCGGAAGCGCGCGATGCGCTTTCGGAAATCGGGTTGCCAATGGTTATAAGGCCATCTTTTACGCTTGGCGGAACGGGTGGCGGATTTGCTGAAAACGAGGACGATTATTTTGATGCCGTTCGGCGAGGCCTGCACGAAAGCCCCATTCGTGAGGTGCTGGTTGAAGAATCTTTAATTGGATGGAAGGAATACGAGCTTGAAGTGATTCGCGATTTGAAGGACAATGTCATCATCGTCTGCTCGATTGAAAACCTTGACCCAATGGGCATCCACACGGGCGATAGCATCACGGTTGCGCCAGCTCAAACGCTAACCGATCGGCAATACCAATACATGCGCGATGCCGCCATTAAAGTCATTCGCGAAATTGGCGTTGAAACGGGCGGTAGCAATATTCAGTTTGCTGTGCATCCAAAAACGGGTCGCATGGTGGTCATCGAAATGAACCCGCGCGTATCGCGTAGTTCAGCGCTGGCCTCAAAAGCCACGGGATTTCCAATCGCGAAAGTGGCTGCAAAACTTGCCATTGGCTATACACTCGACGAAATCCAGAACGACATCACAAAAAGCACGCCGGCCAGCTTTGAACCCGCAATTGATTATTGTGTCGTAAAAATTCCGCGCTGGGATTTTGAAAAGTTCAAAAACGTAGACTCTCGCTTGGGCGTGCAAATGAAATCTGTTGGTGAGGTGATGGCGTTCGGGCGTAATTTTAAAGAAGCGTTGCAAAAAGCGCTTCGTTCTCTTGAAATTGGTCGCTCAGGGCTCGGCTCCGATGGAAAAGATTTGGTCAATGTGCTAAGCATGACTTTGGAACAAAAACTCGTTGCAAAGGCCGATATTATTGAGAAGATAAAGGTGCCTAAAGCCGACCGCTTGTTCTACATTCGCCATGCAATGATGGCTGGGGCAAGCATCGAGGAAATTTATGAAGCCACCAAAATCGACCGATGGTTTTTGTTCAACATCAAGCAGATCATCGATTTTGAAATGGAATTGCGCCAATTGGCTTCTGCATAA
- a CDS encoding helix-hairpin-helix domain-containing protein, whose protein sequence is MKGLFLICVLAAWNKLGQSFAVTPSDSARHHQQNESLERLLDRSSEISETNDALEQLYLLKRQKLDLNTASFQELLSLPYLSSLEAQAILMYREKVRFIKTVSELSLILDEETAALLEDFVTTRRQKSSVEQGQPAFLNDWRQGVLSRRVWLEYIGRAMMESPSKAGFENGNYLGSEPKLYNRLQVQVSENFLFSGLAEKDIGERSLTDFSSFGFQARDIYQLNRFIIGDYHLRFGQGLALTTGRFFFKSAESVASAKQSAAPVRLYTSSAEYNFFRGAASQLSFGNFSTVLFFSKNKIDASGENDVFSSIDTDGLHRTANDLAKQDFVTETLYGTHLELIAYQKKHPLSLGATLFQARFDKRFQPENSLENYYRFAGKTITVGAMDFDFTVLQFNFFGEIAYAREQKAASWLVGIKGKLRENVKAAVLFRDYSKKYYSPHASAFAERGDDARNETGIYFGLQAKPHEKLWLRAYYDFFRFPYLSSNTTLPSSGYDLLFSASYRLSEKITLGALFQQKEKEEALNQTDAQGDTYRAMTPQSMARCRIDCIYHVSRRLTLKSRAEVKQVQKAWLLETLTENGWLIYEQAELDLWRDRFSLQARFAFFETDSYDAAIYAYENDLPLLASVTAHYGSGSRFFLNLRYEISQHAELAFRYANTFREDVQEIGSGNETQATNAPSWYSFGIRLNY, encoded by the coding sequence ATGAAAGGATTGTTTCTTATTTGCGTGCTGGCAGCGTGGAATAAACTTGGCCAATCTTTTGCCGTGACGCCATCCGACAGCGCACGCCATCACCAGCAAAACGAATCACTCGAGCGATTGCTCGATCGTTCTTCCGAAATCTCGGAAACAAATGATGCGCTCGAACAACTTTATTTGCTCAAACGCCAAAAGCTCGACTTAAACACCGCGAGTTTTCAAGAGCTTTTAAGCTTGCCTTATCTCAGCTCGCTTGAAGCGCAGGCCATTTTAATGTATCGCGAAAAGGTTCGCTTTATTAAAACCGTCTCCGAGCTCTCCCTTATTTTAGATGAAGAAACGGCTGCGTTGCTGGAAGATTTTGTAACAACCCGTCGCCAAAAATCGAGCGTGGAGCAAGGCCAACCCGCGTTTCTTAACGATTGGCGCCAGGGCGTGCTTTCGCGCCGAGTGTGGCTTGAATACATCGGGCGCGCAATGATGGAGTCGCCCAGTAAGGCTGGATTTGAAAATGGAAATTATCTCGGCAGCGAACCGAAGCTTTACAATCGGCTGCAAGTGCAAGTGTCGGAAAACTTTCTTTTTTCCGGGCTCGCTGAGAAAGACATTGGAGAACGCTCGCTCACCGATTTTTCCTCATTCGGTTTTCAAGCTCGCGATATTTACCAGCTGAACCGATTCATCATCGGCGACTATCACTTGCGCTTTGGCCAAGGATTGGCGCTCACCACCGGACGCTTTTTCTTCAAAAGCGCGGAAAGCGTTGCCTCGGCCAAGCAATCCGCTGCGCCGGTTCGGCTCTACACCTCTTCCGCCGAGTACAATTTTTTTCGTGGAGCGGCTTCTCAGCTCAGCTTCGGCAATTTTTCCACCGTTCTTTTTTTCTCAAAAAATAAAATAGATGCCTCCGGCGAAAACGATGTTTTTTCCAGCATCGATACGGATGGACTTCATCGAACCGCGAACGACTTGGCGAAACAAGATTTCGTTACCGAAACGCTCTACGGAACACACCTTGAACTCATCGCTTATCAAAAAAAACATCCGCTCAGCTTGGGCGCAACGCTCTTTCAAGCCAGATTTGACAAGCGATTTCAGCCTGAAAACTCGCTGGAAAATTATTATCGTTTTGCTGGAAAAACGATTACAGTTGGCGCCATGGATTTCGACTTCACCGTTTTGCAATTCAACTTTTTTGGCGAAATCGCTTATGCGCGCGAGCAAAAAGCGGCGTCGTGGCTCGTTGGCATAAAAGGGAAATTGCGCGAAAATGTGAAAGCAGCCGTTCTTTTTCGCGATTATTCCAAAAAATATTATTCGCCTCACGCCAGCGCATTTGCCGAACGCGGCGACGATGCCCGAAATGAAACCGGCATTTATTTCGGCCTTCAGGCCAAACCGCACGAAAAACTTTGGCTCAGGGCGTATTACGATTTTTTCCGATTTCCTTATCTGAGTAGCAACACAACGCTGCCCTCATCTGGCTACGATTTGCTTTTTTCCGCTAGTTATCGACTCAGTGAAAAAATCACGCTCGGGGCGCTTTTTCAACAAAAAGAAAAGGAGGAAGCGCTCAACCAAACCGACGCGCAAGGCGACACATACCGCGCAATGACGCCGCAAAGTATGGCTCGATGTCGAATTGATTGTATTTATCACGTGTCGCGGCGGCTGACGCTAAAATCGCGAGCGGAAGTGAAACAAGTTCAGAAAGCATGGCTTTTGGAAACCTTAACCGAAAATGGCTGGCTGATTTACGAGCAAGCTGAGCTTGATTTGTGGCGCGATCGTTTTTCTTTGCAAGCGCGTTTTGCTTTTTTTGAAACGGACAGCTACGACGCCGCTATCTACGCCTACGAAAACGACTTACCGCTGCTGGCAAGTGTTACTGCGCATTATGGCAGCGGAAGCCGCTTTTTTCTCAATCTTCGCTACGAAATTTCTCAGCATGCCGAGCTTGCTTTTCGCTACGCCAATACGTTTCGTGAAGATGTTCAGGAAATAGGAAGCGGCAACGAAACCCAAGCAACAAACGCTCCGAGCTGGTATAGTTTTGGCATTCGGTTGAACTACTGA
- a CDS encoding HNH endonuclease, giving the protein MKSRVLVLNQSYEPMSVCDAKKAIVLVFAGKAQMVATYPDQSIRAVSVEFPLPSVVRLNFYVAVPFKRIMLNRKNILRRDNFECQYCGRTDLPLTIDHIVPKSQGGGDTWNNLVTACTKCNNKKANRTPEQAGMPLRSTPVRPSHVMFMQQYVGTVFEEWKPYLYMT; this is encoded by the coding sequence ATGAAATCAAGGGTTTTGGTTCTGAACCAGAGCTACGAGCCCATGAGCGTCTGCGACGCGAAAAAGGCGATTGTGCTGGTTTTTGCAGGCAAAGCGCAAATGGTTGCGACCTATCCCGATCAGTCTATCCGCGCAGTTTCCGTCGAATTTCCGCTGCCAAGCGTGGTTCGCTTAAATTTCTATGTGGCTGTTCCGTTCAAACGGATTATGCTTAACCGAAAAAATATCTTGCGCCGCGACAATTTCGAATGCCAATATTGCGGCAGAACTGACTTGCCGCTCACCATCGATCACATTGTCCCGAAATCACAAGGCGGCGGCGACACATGGAATAATTTAGTGACGGCCTGCACCAAATGTAACAACAAAAAAGCAAATCGGACGCCCGAACAAGCTGGCATGCCGCTTCGGAGTACGCCTGTTCGGCCAAGCCATGTGATGTTTATGCAACAATACGTCGGCACGGTGTTTGAAGAATGGAAACCTTATCTCTATATGACATAA
- a CDS encoding 2-oxoacid:acceptor oxidoreductase subunit alpha, with amino-acid sequence MSEKSEVSTPTVENLSKESVSILFAGDSGDGMQLTGNQFAATSAEFGHDLNTFPNFPSEIRAPVGTIAGVSGFQMQFGSTSIYTPGDLFDVLVAMNAAALKSKLHILKRGGMIIANADSFDEKNLRLAGYPEGVNPLEDGSLSNYELIKVDVIRLTRAALADSGMPQKTIDRSKNMFVLGLLYWLYNLPIETTIRELKVKFKNKAGVAEANEKVIKAGYYYGETCQMFNGRYTIKPAKMKTGVYRHITGNAASAMGLTAAATKAGLQLFLGSYPITPASEILQELAKQKHFGVKTFQAEDEIGAVCSCVGAAYGGALAATNTSGPGLSLKSEGLGLAVILEIPMVIINVQRGGPSTGLPTKPEQSDLFISMFGRHGDAPVPVIAARSATDCFDTAYESARIAIETMSPVICLTDGYLALSSEPWLIPNPDNLAEIKVEFAKPRKPGDEPFMPYQRDENLARPWSIPGTAGIQHRIGGLEKDNLTGNVSHDPANHELMTKLRAEKVEKLAERLPLQTIDNGPEKGKLLVLGWGSTYGAIKLAVAEALAEGYDVAHAHLRYLNPFPRNLGEILHNYEQVLIPENNYGQLVHLIRDKYLLPAKQLNKVQGLPFKAAEIKEKIVELLKAEA; translated from the coding sequence ATGAGTGAAAAGTCAGAAGTCTCAACCCCGACCGTTGAAAACCTGTCGAAGGAATCGGTTTCGATTCTCTTTGCAGGCGATTCCGGCGACGGGATGCAGCTTACGGGAAACCAGTTTGCTGCAACTTCGGCTGAGTTTGGTCATGATCTAAACACATTTCCGAACTTCCCATCAGAAATTCGTGCACCTGTCGGCACTATTGCCGGTGTATCGGGTTTTCAGATGCAGTTTGGAAGCACTTCGATTTACACACCGGGCGATTTGTTCGATGTGCTCGTTGCCATGAACGCTGCAGCGCTCAAATCAAAGTTGCATATTCTGAAACGCGGCGGCATGATTATCGCTAACGCTGATAGCTTCGACGAGAAAAATCTGAGGTTGGCCGGCTATCCCGAAGGCGTTAATCCACTTGAAGATGGTTCGCTTTCCAATTACGAACTTATCAAAGTCGATGTCATTCGCTTAACTCGCGCCGCACTTGCCGACAGCGGAATGCCACAAAAGACCATCGACCGTAGCAAAAACATGTTTGTGCTTGGCTTGCTCTACTGGCTTTACAATTTGCCAATTGAAACAACCATTCGCGAACTGAAAGTGAAGTTCAAAAACAAAGCAGGTGTTGCCGAAGCCAACGAGAAAGTTATCAAGGCTGGGTATTACTATGGCGAAACCTGCCAAATGTTCAACGGACGCTACACGATTAAACCGGCGAAGATGAAAACCGGCGTTTATCGCCACATTACCGGAAACGCTGCCAGCGCAATGGGGCTTACCGCAGCGGCTACAAAAGCCGGCTTACAGCTTTTCTTGGGTTCTTACCCCATTACTCCGGCATCGGAAATTTTGCAAGAACTTGCAAAGCAAAAACATTTTGGCGTTAAAACTTTCCAGGCGGAAGATGAAATCGGTGCGGTTTGCTCCTGTGTCGGCGCAGCTTATGGCGGTGCACTGGCTGCAACCAACACGTCTGGTCCTGGCCTTTCACTGAAATCTGAGGGACTTGGCCTTGCCGTCATTTTAGAAATTCCTATGGTTATCATCAACGTTCAGCGCGGCGGTCCTTCCACGGGTTTGCCGACCAAGCCAGAACAATCTGACCTGTTTATTTCAATGTTCGGTCGCCATGGCGATGCGCCCGTACCGGTTATTGCCGCACGCTCTGCAACTGATTGCTTCGATACAGCCTACGAGTCGGCTCGAATTGCCATCGAAACCATGAGTCCGGTTATTTGCTTAACCGACGGCTACTTGGCGCTTAGCTCCGAGCCGTGGCTCATTCCAAACCCAGATAACTTGGCGGAAATTAAAGTCGAGTTTGCCAAACCACGCAAACCTGGCGATGAGCCATTTATGCCATATCAGCGTGATGAAAACCTTGCTCGCCCTTGGTCCATTCCAGGCACAGCAGGCATTCAGCATCGCATTGGCGGTTTGGAAAAAGATAACTTGACCGGCAATGTTTCTCACGATCCGGCCAATCACGAGCTTATGACCAAGCTCCGTGCTGAAAAAGTTGAGAAATTAGCTGAAAGACTTCCGCTCCAAACCATTGATAATGGACCGGAAAAAGGAAAATTGTTGGTGCTCGGCTGGGGCTCAACTTATGGCGCGATTAAGCTGGCCGTTGCCGAAGCCCTTGCAGAAGGCTACGACGTGGCACACGCACACTTGCGCTATTTGAATCCTTTCCCAAGAAACTTGGGCGAAATTCTTCACAACTACGAGCAAGTTCTGATTCCTGAGAATAACTATGGCCAGTTGGTTCATCTTATTCGCGATAAATACTTGTTACCGGCCAAGCAATTGAACAAAGTTCAAGGCTTGCCATTTAAAGCTGCTGAAATCAAGGAAAAAATTGTTGAACTCTTAAAAGCGGAGGCCTAA
- a CDS encoding 2-oxoacid:ferredoxin oxidoreductase subunit beta, with amino-acid sequence MTEALKSNEIEQGKLKASDYASDQEPRWCPGCGDYSVLKQIHTVLAELGHKREDTAFISGIGCSSRLPYYMDTYGIHGIHGRATAIAEGLKIARPDINVWIATGDGDALAIGLNHFLQLLRRNLNVNVILLNNEIYGLTKGQFSPTSRVGQKTVTTPMGTIEYPVNAMAISLGAGATFVARTIDRSPAQIRDIMLRADRHRGASLIEVYQNCPIFNDGAFSIFTEKSTKTDSTVILEQDKPLIFGENNNKGVKLDGTKPIVVDLENDNVSANDLWIHDETDYVKASILARLFEMPSGEMNLPRPFGIFYAEDRFTYEDALDAQIKEAQAKQKADLYELFKGATTWEIK; translated from the coding sequence ATGACAGAAGCATTAAAGTCAAACGAAATAGAACAGGGCAAATTAAAAGCCTCGGATTATGCCTCTGACCAGGAGCCCCGCTGGTGCCCAGGTTGCGGCGATTATTCCGTTCTCAAACAAATTCATACCGTTCTTGCCGAATTAGGGCATAAACGCGAAGATACAGCCTTTATTTCTGGTATCGGTTGTTCGTCAAGACTTCCATACTACATGGATACTTACGGCATCCATGGCATTCACGGTCGTGCAACCGCCATTGCCGAAGGGCTGAAAATTGCGCGTCCCGACATTAACGTCTGGATCGCAACTGGCGACGGCGACGCGCTCGCAATTGGCTTGAATCACTTTTTGCAATTGCTTCGTCGCAATCTGAATGTCAATGTCATTCTCTTAAATAACGAGATTTACGGCCTCACCAAAGGCCAGTTTTCTCCGACTTCTCGCGTTGGCCAGAAAACCGTGACCACACCAATGGGCACGATCGAGTATCCGGTGAATGCCATGGCCATTAGCTTAGGCGCAGGCGCTACGTTTGTGGCCAGAACCATCGATCGCTCACCAGCACAAATTCGCGACATTATGCTGCGTGCCGACCGCCATAGAGGCGCATCCTTAATCGAGGTTTATCAAAACTGCCCGATTTTCAACGATGGCGCGTTCTCCATTTTCACTGAAAAATCTACCAAAACGGATTCAACCGTGATCTTGGAACAAGATAAACCGTTGATTTTTGGCGAAAACAACAACAAAGGCGTGAAGCTTGACGGCACCAAGCCGATAGTTGTCGATTTGGAAAATGACAATGTTTCGGCCAATGACCTCTGGATTCACGACGAAACCGATTATGTGAAAGCCAGCATTTTGGCCAGACTTTTTGAAATGCCATCTGGTGAAATGAACTTGCCGCGTCCGTTTGGAATTTTCTACGCTGAAGATCGATTCACCTACGAAGACGCCCTGGACGCACAAATCAAAGAGGCTCAGGCAAAGCAAAAAGCTGACCTTTACGAACTCTTCAAAGGCGCAACGACTTGGGAAATCAAGTAA
- the queC gene encoding 7-cyano-7-deazaguanine synthase QueC codes for MRAVVLLSGGMDSLVTTAIAAHLGYELAALHINYGQRTEKRELVAFQKICDFYRIERRLEINFEHLSLIGGSSLTDLAMPVTTAKLHSKEIPTSYVAFRNANMLSVAVSWAEVIGANKIFIGAVDEDSSGYPDCRVNFFQAFNELIKHGTKPDTRIEIQTPVISLKKWEIVIKGMELEVPFEHSWSCYKSEHVACGVCDSCALRLRAFEQAGIRDPIEYKIRPSYI; via the coding sequence ATGAGGGCAGTTGTTTTGCTAAGTGGTGGAATGGATAGTTTGGTTACCACGGCCATTGCGGCGCATTTGGGCTATGAGTTGGCCGCGTTGCATATTAATTACGGGCAGCGCACGGAGAAGCGCGAACTGGTTGCGTTCCAGAAAATTTGCGATTTTTACCGGATCGAACGTCGACTTGAAATAAACTTTGAGCATTTATCTCTCATTGGCGGCTCATCGCTCACTGATTTAGCCATGCCGGTTACCACGGCAAAATTGCATTCAAAGGAAATTCCTACCAGTTATGTTGCTTTTCGAAATGCGAATATGCTGTCGGTTGCGGTCAGTTGGGCGGAAGTCATCGGCGCAAACAAGATTTTCATTGGCGCTGTTGATGAAGACTCTTCAGGCTATCCTGACTGCCGCGTGAATTTTTTCCAGGCATTCAATGAGCTGATCAAACATGGGACAAAACCAGATACCCGCATCGAAATTCAAACGCCGGTGATCAGCCTAAAAAAATGGGAAATTGTTATTAAAGGCATGGAGCTTGAAGTGCCGTTCGAGCATTCCTGGTCGTGCTATAAAAGCGAACACGTGGCCTGTGGCGTTTGCGATAGTTGCGCGCTTCGTTTGCGTGCGTTTGAGCAAGCCGGCATTCGTGACCCGATTGAGTATAAAATTCGCCCCAGCTACATCTAA